The Paenibacillus yonginensis genome segment TGTTTACGCCGTATCTGTCCGGCGAACGTACACCGCATGCGGATTCTGCGATCCGAGGCAGCTTTATCGGCATGGACCTGCGCCATAAGAAAGAGCATTTTACCCGGGCGGTGATTGAGGGAATTACGTTCTCCTTGCGCGAGTCTATCGAAATCTTGCGCAGCGCCGGCAAACAGATCGATACGATCGTGTCGATCGGCGGAGGCGCCCGCAGCGAGCTGTGGCTGCAAATGCAGGCCGACATCTTCAACGCCGAGGTGGTCCGTCTGGAAAGCGAGCAGGGTCCGGCCATGGGAGCGGCTATGCTGGCCGCTGCCGGCCTGAACTGGTTCAGCTCCTTGAAGGAATGCGCCGGCCAATTTATCGGCAAAGCGGCCAGCTATCAGCCTTCAGGAGAACAGGTTAAGCTGTATAACGACTTATATCCTTTGTATAAAGACGTGTATACCAGCACCCAATCACTGAACCGCAAGCTGGGGCCGTTCCGCTCGTAGATAAGAATGCAAGATAAGAGGTCCAACCTTTTTCCACCTTTTTCCACCCCCCTTTCGTGTTATGAAGGCATTCATACAACGAAAGGGGGGTTTTTATGATTATGGCCATAAACCGGGCTGGGATTCAAACCGCCGCCTGCCGTTTAAGGCTTAATAAAGGAGAAATAATGGATCTCAGGGGAGGTGCTGTGCGATGAGAAAGCTGAGATGGGGGATTATGGGCACTGCCAGCGTGGCCCGCGATTCCGTAATTCCGGCGATTCGTGAATCCGAAACGGGGATTGTAGGAGCAGTGGCCAGCCGGGATTTGAGGAAGAGCAGAAAGCTGGCACAGGAGTTGGGCGGAGCCATCAAAGCGTACGGGCATTACGAAGAGCTGTTTGAAGACCCGGAAATAGAGGCCGTCTATATCCCGCTGCCCAATCATTTGCATGCTGAATGGAGCATCGCTGCCATGCAGGCCGGCAAACATGTCTTATGCGAGAAACCGGGCGCTTTGACCGCCGGTCAGTTCGCGGAGGTCCTGTCTGTTTCCGAGACGACAGGCAAACATTATGCAGAGGCGCTGATGTACCGCCATCACCCGCAGTTTAAGGAAGTCAGGCAGCGTATCCGGCAGGGGGCGATTGGCGAACTGCGGCTGATCCGGGGCTGCTTTACCTGCAGCAGCTCGGAAGCACAGGGCAACATCCGCTTTCGTCAGGAGTGGGGCGGAGGAGCGCTGTATGATCTTGCCGAGTATCCGCTCAGCGCAGCCCGCTGGCTGACCGGCAGGGAGCCGGAGGCCGTGACCGTACATGCCGTATATTCGGACGCGCATGGCGGTGTCGATATGACGGCTTCCGGGCTTGTGGAATTTCCGGACGGGGTTTCTTTGCTGTT includes the following:
- a CDS encoding Gfo/Idh/MocA family protein codes for the protein MRKLRWGIMGTASVARDSVIPAIRESETGIVGAVASRDLRKSRKLAQELGGAIKAYGHYEELFEDPEIEAVYIPLPNHLHAEWSIAAMQAGKHVLCEKPGALTAGQFAEVLSVSETTGKHYAEALMYRHHPQFKEVRQRIRQGAIGELRLIRGCFTCSSSEAQGNIRFRQEWGGGALYDLAEYPLSAARWLTGREPEAVTVHAVYSDAHGGVDMTASGLVEFPDGVSLLFDCGLWSEERRCLEIVGSEGRIEIPHAFSGKEQSGYFLYKGMETSESRERPLNAYVLEIDHFGRIVLEGKQPDFTAADALANLRLLDACRRSAREKRRIVLETAAQQGASLAQGI